One Coffea arabica cultivar ET-39 chromosome 5c, Coffea Arabica ET-39 HiFi, whole genome shotgun sequence DNA window includes the following coding sequences:
- the LOC113689515 gene encoding protein DMP7-like: MSAQNITANQAFATLEEQLQAPLLGDQPGLKPQKPPGQKAIRKTFKGTAHLANLLPTGSVLAFRILSPALTHEGRCQSIISKSLTLGLLGLCGISCFVLCFTDSIRDERGKVRYGMATFRGLWIIDGSITVSPEDAPKYRIKFIDFFHAFMSVLVFGAVAMFDQNVINCFYPSRSEEAQEFLTALPVFVGIVCSIIFVVFPSKRHGIGFPLSRA; this comes from the coding sequence atgagTGCACAAAATATTACAGCCAACCAAGCATTTGCCACGCTAGAAGAACAATTGCAAGCACCCCTCCTTGGAGATCAACCTGGTTTAAAACCTCAAAAACCACCTGGACAAAAGGCAATCAGGAAAACCTTCAAGGGAACAGCCCATTTGGCCAATCTTCTCCCCACAGGTTCAGTTCTTGCATTCCGGATTTTGTCACCAGCTTTGACTCATGAAGGAAGATGTCAATCCATCATCAGCAAATCCTTGACTTTAGGCCTTCTTGGCCTTTGTGGGATCTCCTGTTTCGTGCTTTGCTTCACAGATAGCATCAGGGATGAGCGAGGAAAAGTTCGGTATGGCATGGCAACATTTCGTGGATTGTGGATTATTGATGGTTCAATCACGGTTTCTCCCGAGGATGCTCCAAAATACAGGATAAAGTTCATTGATTTTTTTCATGCATTCATGTCAGTACTGGTTTTTGGTGCCGTGGCAATGTTTGATCAAAATGTGATTAACTGTTTCTATCCATCAAGATCAGAAGAAGCTCAGGAGTTTCTGACTGCACTGCCTGTTTTCGTTGGTATTGTTTGTAGCATAATATTCGTTGTATTCCCATCCAAGAGACATGGAATTGGCTTTCCCCTCTCTCGCGCTTGA